In Micromonospora sp. WMMD980, the following are encoded in one genomic region:
- a CDS encoding acyl-CoA dehydrogenase family protein — protein sequence MDLRDSAEEATFRAGLRDWLARSVPVTAGADGAPARGRWDDVAAVRSFSAALHEAGYAGLTWPVEYGGRGLSPAHQAIYLEESARAEAGEHIGVIGLGMVGPTVIACGSPAQRAWYLPRILTGEVIFCQGFSEPEAGSDLSAVRTLARRDGDDLVVTGQKVWSSYAHLADHCLLLARTDPDATRHRGLSCLLVDLRTPGVTVRPIRQMTGEAEFAEIELDEARVPLDAVVGDVGDGWRVAMTTLAHERGTFGFTLTARLEVAFRRLVATARARGRDTDPLVRDQIAARYVELEGLRWTNRRALAELRRTGTPGPETSVVKLRWSRAHQRLTALAVQLTAGGRPDGWDRYWRRELLRSRANTIEGGTSEVLRNVIAERVLGLPRSY from the coding sequence ATGGATCTGCGTGACAGCGCCGAGGAGGCCACGTTCCGGGCCGGGCTGCGCGACTGGCTGGCCCGGTCGGTGCCGGTGACCGCCGGGGCGGACGGCGCGCCGGCGCGGGGGCGGTGGGACGACGTGGCCGCCGTCCGGTCCTTCAGCGCCGCGCTGCACGAGGCCGGCTACGCCGGGCTGACCTGGCCGGTGGAGTACGGCGGACGCGGGTTGTCCCCGGCGCACCAGGCGATCTACCTGGAGGAGAGCGCCCGCGCCGAGGCCGGTGAGCACATCGGCGTGATCGGCCTGGGCATGGTCGGCCCCACCGTCATCGCCTGCGGGTCACCCGCGCAACGGGCCTGGTACCTGCCCCGGATCCTCACCGGCGAGGTCATCTTCTGCCAGGGCTTCTCCGAACCCGAGGCGGGCAGCGACCTGTCCGCCGTGCGGACGCTGGCCCGACGCGACGGCGACGACCTGGTGGTGACCGGGCAGAAGGTGTGGTCCTCCTACGCCCACCTGGCCGACCACTGCCTGCTGCTCGCCCGCACCGATCCGGACGCCACCCGCCACCGCGGCCTGTCGTGCCTGCTGGTCGACCTGCGCACGCCTGGGGTGACGGTGCGTCCGATCCGCCAGATGACGGGCGAGGCCGAGTTCGCCGAGATCGAGCTCGACGAGGCGCGGGTGCCGCTCGACGCGGTGGTCGGCGACGTCGGTGACGGCTGGCGGGTGGCGATGACCACGCTGGCCCACGAACGCGGCACCTTCGGCTTCACGCTCACCGCCCGGCTGGAGGTGGCGTTCCGCCGGCTGGTCGCGACCGCCCGGGCCCGGGGTCGCGACACCGACCCGCTGGTCCGCGACCAGATCGCCGCCCGCTACGTCGAGCTGGAGGGGCTGCGCTGGACCAACCGGCGCGCCCTGGCCGAGCTGCGGCGCACCGGCACGCCGGGCCCGGAGACGTCGGTGGTCAAGCTGCGCTGGTCGCGGGCCCACCAGCGGCTGACGGCGCTGGCGGTGCAGCTCACCGCCGGTGGTCGACCGGACGGGTGGGACCGCTACTGGCGGCGCGAGCTGCTGCGCAGCCGCGCCAACACCATCGAGGGCGGCACCTCCGAGGTGCTGCGCAACGTGATCGCCGAGCGGGTGCTCGGCCTGCCCAGGTCGTACTGA
- a CDS encoding XdhC/CoxI family protein, with the protein MREHLPDLLRWWLAGHPVAAATVTGTAGSAPRPVGATMLIGPDGTVLGSVSGGCVEAAVHAEAERVRATGLARALRYGAGQEAATGVGLTCGGTIDVFVERLDRATFPRLDEMVAAVRAGQQVAVLTCVDGPRRRMGRRMLLGPWGEHGSLGDARLDAATLPEARAALAAARTEVHRHTVDGAEHAVLVRAHPPPPRMILFGATDHVAALATVGSQLGYRVTVCDARPAFATRRRFPSADEVVVDWPHRYLAAEVAGARVDGRTVLIAMTHDPKFELPLLEVALAGPAAYVGAVGSRRAHAERLDRLRAAGVTADALARLAGPAGLDLGASTPAETAVSIAAEVIAVRTGRAGGPLGHGHGRIHTSPLTPPGVPTRR; encoded by the coding sequence ATGCGTGAGCACCTGCCCGACCTGCTGCGCTGGTGGCTGGCGGGCCACCCGGTGGCCGCCGCGACCGTCACCGGCACCGCGGGCAGCGCGCCGCGCCCGGTCGGCGCCACGATGCTCATCGGGCCGGACGGCACGGTTCTGGGCAGCGTCTCGGGCGGCTGCGTGGAGGCGGCCGTGCACGCCGAGGCCGAGCGGGTACGCGCGACCGGACTGGCCCGGGCGCTGCGCTACGGCGCCGGTCAGGAGGCCGCCACCGGTGTGGGGCTCACCTGCGGCGGCACCATCGACGTCTTCGTCGAACGCCTCGACCGGGCCACGTTCCCCCGGCTCGACGAGATGGTCGCCGCCGTGCGCGCCGGCCAGCAGGTCGCGGTGCTGACCTGCGTCGACGGGCCCCGGCGGCGGATGGGCCGGCGGATGCTGCTCGGCCCGTGGGGCGAGCACGGATCGCTCGGCGACGCGCGGCTCGACGCGGCGACCCTGCCGGAGGCACGGGCGGCGCTGGCCGCCGCCCGCACCGAGGTGCACCGGCACACCGTCGACGGCGCGGAGCACGCGGTACTGGTCCGCGCCCATCCGCCGCCGCCCCGGATGATCCTGTTCGGCGCGACCGACCACGTCGCGGCGCTGGCCACGGTCGGCTCCCAGCTCGGCTACCGGGTGACCGTCTGCGACGCCCGGCCGGCCTTCGCCACCCGCCGCCGGTTCCCCTCGGCCGACGAGGTGGTCGTCGACTGGCCGCACCGCTACCTCGCCGCCGAGGTCGCCGGCGCCCGGGTGGACGGGCGGACGGTGCTGATCGCCATGACCCACGACCCGAAGTTCGAGCTGCCGCTGCTGGAGGTGGCCCTCGCCGGCCCGGCCGCCTACGTCGGCGCGGTGGGCTCCCGCCGCGCGCACGCCGAACGCCTGGACCGGCTGCGGGCGGCCGGCGTGACCGCCGACGCGCTGGCCCGGCTCGCCGGCCCGGCCGGCCTGGACCTGGGCGCGAGCACGCCGGCCGAGACCGCGGTCAGCATCGCCGCCGAGGTGATCGCGGTGCGCACCGGTCGGGCCGGCGGGCCGCTCGGCCACGGTCACGGGCGCATCCACACGTCGCCGCTCACCCCGCCGGGCGTGCCGACCCGCCGGTGA
- a CDS encoding tetrahydrofolate dehydrogenase/cyclohydrolase catalytic domain-containing protein has translation MSSSTSAPTVSGATARLLPGGPVADQVLAEVAASVGRLRAAGVTPALATVLVGDDDASAGYIRIKQRQAAELGFASPHVHLPASASQADLHAVLADFNADSAVHGVLVQHPIPGGLDYDRALAEVDPDKDVDGMHPVNMGRLALGLPGPLPCTPAGIEALLAFHRVPVSGREVVVLGRGATLGRPLAMLLAQKRPTANAAVTVVHTGVADWPRYTRRAEILVAAAGVPGIVRPEHVRPGAVVVGGGVRYEGRRLLPDVDESCAQVAGAITPRVGGVGPTTVAMLFRNAVRAAQRQTGAE, from the coding sequence ATGTCTTCTTCCACGTCGGCCCCGACGGTGTCCGGGGCGACCGCGCGGCTGTTGCCGGGCGGGCCGGTGGCGGATCAGGTGTTGGCCGAGGTGGCCGCGTCGGTGGGGCGGCTGCGGGCGGCGGGGGTGACGCCGGCGTTGGCCACGGTGCTGGTCGGTGACGACGACGCGAGCGCGGGGTACATCCGGATCAAGCAGCGACAGGCCGCGGAGTTGGGCTTCGCGTCGCCGCACGTGCACCTGCCGGCGTCGGCGTCGCAGGCGGATCTGCACGCGGTGCTCGCGGACTTCAACGCCGACTCCGCGGTGCACGGCGTGCTGGTGCAGCACCCGATCCCCGGGGGCCTGGACTACGACCGGGCGTTGGCCGAGGTGGATCCGGACAAGGACGTCGACGGCATGCACCCGGTGAACATGGGCCGGTTGGCGTTGGGGTTGCCGGGGCCGTTGCCGTGCACACCGGCCGGGATCGAGGCGTTGTTGGCGTTCCACCGGGTGCCGGTGTCGGGCCGTGAGGTGGTGGTCCTCGGTCGGGGCGCGACGTTGGGTCGGCCGCTGGCGATGTTGTTGGCGCAGAAGCGGCCGACGGCGAACGCGGCGGTGACGGTGGTGCACACCGGGGTGGCGGACTGGCCCCGGTACACGCGGCGGGCGGAGATCCTGGTGGCGGCCGCGGGGGTCCCGGGGATCGTGCGGCCGGAGCATGTGCGTCCGGGCGCGGTGGTGGTCGGTGGCGGGGTGCGGTACGAGGGGCGGCGGTTGCTGCCGGACGTGGACGAGTCGTGCGCCCAGGTGGCGGGGGCGATCACGCCGCGGGTCGGTGGGGTGGGTCCGACGACGGTGGCGATGTTGTTCCGCAACGCGGTGCGCGCGGCGCAGCGGCAGACCGGGGCGGAGTGA
- a CDS encoding thioesterase family protein — MASLADDAAVERTGPGRYRAHLAEDWSVWGPNGGYLAAVALRAAGDAAGGLLPVSLSCQFLAPARYGEAELTVERAHGTRRAAAFHVTLRQRNRTVLAAHVWTVAGGLVGPERRWMPAPELPGPDELPALVDLMRRDGLPVLPIWERCYEVRLSGWPAGGWSPQRDGVPTVRGWLRLHEPLPAEADAWLAAARLVFAVDVVQFPAIVQAFERTTFMAPSMDLYVGFQAGGDTGEWLLVEGEAASANGGTLGARARVWSDRGHLLATGGQQMLYRMASPA; from the coding sequence ATGGCCAGTCTCGCGGACGACGCCGCGGTCGAGCGGACCGGGCCGGGTCGCTACCGGGCCCACCTCGCCGAGGACTGGTCGGTGTGGGGACCCAACGGCGGCTACCTGGCGGCGGTCGCCCTGCGGGCCGCGGGCGACGCCGCGGGCGGGCTGCTCCCGGTGAGCCTGAGCTGCCAGTTCCTCGCCCCGGCCCGCTACGGGGAGGCCGAGCTGACGGTGGAGCGGGCGCACGGCACCCGCCGCGCCGCCGCGTTCCACGTCACGCTGCGCCAGCGCAACCGGACGGTGCTCGCCGCGCACGTGTGGACCGTCGCGGGCGGCCTGGTCGGCCCGGAGCGCCGCTGGATGCCGGCGCCCGAGCTGCCCGGGCCCGACGAGCTGCCGGCGCTCGTCGACCTGATGCGCCGCGACGGACTGCCGGTGCTGCCGATCTGGGAACGCTGCTACGAGGTACGGCTGTCCGGCTGGCCGGCCGGCGGCTGGTCGCCGCAGCGCGACGGCGTGCCGACGGTGCGGGGCTGGCTGCGGCTGCACGAGCCGCTGCCGGCCGAGGCCGACGCCTGGCTGGCGGCCGCCCGGCTGGTGTTCGCCGTCGACGTGGTGCAGTTCCCGGCGATCGTGCAGGCGTTCGAGCGGACCACCTTCATGGCCCCGAGCATGGATCTCTACGTGGGTTTCCAAGCCGGCGGCGACACCGGCGAGTGGCTGCTGGTCGAGGGCGAGGCCGCCTCGGCCAACGGCGGCACGCTGGGCGCGCGGGCCCGGGTGTGGTCCGACCGTGGGCATCTGCTGGCCACCGGCGGCCAGCAGATGCTCTACCGGATGGCCAGCCCGGCCTGA
- a CDS encoding nucleotidyltransferase family protein produces MATAGLLLAAGAGRRYGMPKALLTHRGGLLVEHAAGILTSAGCDPVVVVLGAAADEVRARARLPRVVRNDAWPTGMGSSLRAGLAALLTTPAVAAVVTLVDMPGLTPAAVRRVARDATAGSLAVAAHRDGTQGHPVLLGRDHWAGAARAAVGDRGARDYLRAHRDRLRVVPCADVADGADVDRPGQAGLLDA; encoded by the coding sequence ATGGCCACGGCTGGACTGCTCCTCGCCGCCGGCGCCGGCCGCCGGTACGGCATGCCGAAGGCGCTCCTGACCCACCGGGGTGGCCTGCTGGTCGAGCACGCCGCCGGAATCCTCACGTCCGCCGGCTGCGATCCGGTCGTGGTGGTGCTCGGCGCGGCCGCCGACGAGGTGCGGGCGCGGGCCCGGCTGCCCCGGGTGGTCCGCAACGACGCGTGGCCCACCGGCATGGGCTCCTCGCTGCGCGCCGGGCTGGCCGCGCTGCTGACCACGCCCGCCGTCGCGGCCGTGGTCACCCTGGTCGACATGCCCGGCCTGACCCCCGCCGCGGTACGCCGGGTGGCCCGGGACGCCACCGCCGGCTCGCTCGCCGTGGCCGCCCACCGCGACGGCACCCAGGGGCACCCGGTGCTGCTCGGCCGCGACCACTGGGCGGGAGCCGCCCGGGCGGCGGTCGGCGACCGGGGCGCGCGTGACTACCTGCGCGCGCACCGCGACCGGTTACGGGTGGTGCCCTGCGCCGACGTCGCCGACGGCGCCGACGTGGACCGACCCGGGCAGGCGGGGCTGCTCGATGCGTGA
- a CDS encoding ABC transporter permease, protein MTVASPPAAGPARQFAVLAGRNLRQARAGRSIGLTVVFPLTFFAGFMVVFHRLMSDYGIAYEQFLPPAIVVQTTALVAMSACYMVAGDARSGLIARYRTLPMGAAVVPAARLVVDAARAAVAVAVILVAAVAVGFRFTAGAAGAVGFVLLAVGFAVVLAAGCAALGLGARDPEQVYSALTLPYLVLTTVSTAFVPVDAFPGWLQPLVRVSPFSAQVDALRALSTEGADQRVWPALAWLLALGLLFGLAAARSFRRTR, encoded by the coding sequence GTGACCGTCGCGAGCCCGCCGGCCGCCGGCCCGGCGCGGCAGTTCGCCGTGCTGGCCGGGCGCAACCTGCGGCAGGCGCGGGCCGGCCGGTCGATCGGGTTGACGGTGGTCTTCCCGCTGACGTTCTTCGCCGGCTTCATGGTGGTGTTCCACCGGCTGATGTCCGACTACGGGATCGCCTACGAGCAGTTCCTGCCACCGGCGATCGTCGTGCAGACCACCGCCCTGGTCGCCATGTCGGCGTGCTACATGGTCGCCGGTGACGCCCGCAGCGGGTTGATCGCCCGCTACCGCACGCTGCCGATGGGCGCGGCCGTGGTGCCCGCCGCCCGGCTGGTGGTCGACGCGGCGCGGGCCGCCGTCGCGGTGGCGGTGATCCTGGTCGCCGCCGTCGCGGTCGGTTTCCGGTTCACCGCGGGCGCGGCCGGCGCGGTGGGCTTCGTGCTGCTGGCGGTCGGTTTCGCGGTCGTGCTGGCGGCCGGGTGCGCCGCGCTGGGCCTGGGAGCTCGTGACCCGGAGCAGGTCTACTCGGCGCTCACCCTGCCGTATCTGGTGCTGACCACCGTCTCCACCGCCTTCGTGCCGGTCGACGCGTTCCCGGGCTGGTTGCAGCCGCTGGTCCGGGTGTCGCCGTTCTCCGCCCAGGTCGACGCGTTGCGGGCGCTGTCCACCGAGGGCGCCGACCAGCGGGTGTGGCCGGCGCTGGCCTGGTTGCTGGCGCTGGGCCTGCTGTTCGGCCTCGCCGCCGCCCGTTCGTTCCGGAGGACCCGATGA
- a CDS encoding ATP-binding cassette domain-containing protein encodes MSEQMIQVHELRRSFGATTAVDGVGFEVGAGEVVGLLGPNGAGKTTTIHCLTTLLRPDSGSARVAGFDVVEQAAQVRRSVAVTGQFAALDEMLTGRENLVLFGRLLGLDRRAAAARADELVERFDLGEVAGKPIRTYSGGLRRRADLAASLVVDRPVLFLDEPTTGLDPRSRRALWEMVRHLRADGTTVLLTTQYLEEADQLADRVLLIDHGRVVAEGTPDELKGRLGGTVCEVRVEDPRARETAAARLREAFPELTEADDVLRVAAGAGTLTEVVRRLESAGVEADDVTVRRPTLDEVFLSLTGSAAGVPDVAGAGR; translated from the coding sequence ATGTCAGAGCAGATGATCCAGGTCCACGAGCTGCGCCGGTCGTTCGGCGCGACGACGGCTGTCGACGGGGTCGGATTCGAGGTGGGCGCCGGGGAGGTGGTCGGCCTGCTCGGCCCGAACGGCGCCGGCAAGACCACCACTATCCACTGTCTCACCACACTGCTCAGGCCGGATTCGGGCAGTGCCCGGGTCGCCGGGTTCGACGTGGTCGAGCAGGCCGCGCAGGTGCGCCGCAGCGTCGCCGTCACCGGGCAGTTCGCGGCGCTCGACGAGATGCTCACCGGCCGGGAGAACCTGGTGCTGTTCGGCCGCCTGCTCGGGCTCGACCGGCGGGCCGCCGCCGCCCGCGCCGACGAGCTGGTCGAGCGCTTCGACCTGGGGGAGGTGGCCGGCAAGCCGATCCGCACCTACTCCGGCGGCCTGCGCCGCCGCGCCGACCTGGCCGCGAGCCTGGTGGTCGACCGGCCGGTGCTGTTCCTCGACGAGCCGACCACCGGGCTGGACCCGCGCAGCCGGCGGGCGTTGTGGGAGATGGTCCGGCACCTGCGCGCCGACGGCACCACGGTGCTGTTGACCACGCAGTACCTGGAGGAGGCGGACCAACTGGCCGACCGGGTGCTGCTGATCGACCACGGGCGGGTCGTCGCCGAGGGCACCCCGGACGAGCTGAAGGGCCGCCTCGGCGGCACGGTCTGCGAGGTGCGGGTCGAGGATCCGCGGGCCCGGGAGACCGCCGCCGCGCGGCTGCGGGAGGCGTTCCCGGAGCTGACCGAGGCCGACGACGTGCTGCGCGTCGCCGCGGGCGCGGGCACGCTGACCGAGGTGGTGCGCCGGCTGGAGTCCGCCGGCGTCGAGGCCGACGACGTCACGGTCCGCCGGCCCACCCTGGACGAGGTGTTCCTGTCGCTCACCGGCTCGGCCGCCGGGGTGCCCGACGTGGCGGGAGCCGGGCGGTGA
- a CDS encoding acyl-CoA dehydrogenase family protein, whose product MTPDEAPAWRRLCPLPLDRLAPLPALTDHLDRAGTGRRLAEADATRTPPDDVLAELRSLGVAAVYDPATATAVHVNALNAALARHSGSLAITLGVNALALLPLYIAGTPPQRDRAGAVLRAGGSAAMLLTELEHGSNLARVATRAVPDAGRWRLTGEKHLINGGTRHDLLVTLARVEGEDGLGLFLAERDDSVTALPAWRTLPTAAADISGVRLDGTVAQPVGVPGDGAGVLRLTLALSRGGIGSLASGVTSGALAQAVAYARERDVYGEPIVHLGAIAEHLFRVAALDVLVAAAAVKATFLINTLGPAAAHATAVAKYACCLLAEEAVTEGRAVLGSRALVEEFGYAARVRDVLLYGVFDGTSHILLDQLQWRLERFAAGPPPGGDGYRTLAEAYAGVPQPLVHVARLRVRPFAPNPAARAATLAAATGRPAVAALATLLRRLFDLVGHARRGGRWAADQAWRFAGAAVLAEAETLLAAVELVDPYGRGTAGLPGRAGEVDEAALGYALGWRGAVLAARVDELAADLAADDPPGPGAVERTDDLLAAFAGERAPARAALRRWLTSTPADPSAAGASR is encoded by the coding sequence GTGACACCAGACGAAGCGCCCGCGTGGCGGCGGCTCTGCCCGCTGCCCCTGGACCGGTTGGCGCCGTTACCGGCCCTGACCGACCATCTCGACCGAGCCGGGACCGGCCGGCGGCTGGCCGAGGCCGACGCGACCCGCACACCTCCCGACGACGTGCTGGCGGAGTTGCGCTCCCTCGGTGTCGCGGCGGTGTACGACCCGGCCACGGCCACCGCCGTGCACGTCAACGCGCTCAACGCCGCACTGGCGCGACACAGCGGCAGTCTGGCGATCACCCTCGGCGTCAACGCGCTGGCGTTGCTGCCGCTCTACATCGCCGGCACCCCGCCCCAGCGCGACCGGGCCGGCGCCGTGCTGCGGGCCGGTGGCTCGGCCGCCATGCTGCTCACCGAGTTGGAGCACGGCAGCAACCTCGCCCGCGTCGCGACCCGCGCGGTGCCCGACGCGGGCCGCTGGCGGCTGACCGGCGAGAAGCACCTCATCAACGGCGGCACCCGGCACGACCTGCTGGTCACCCTGGCCCGGGTCGAGGGTGAGGACGGCCTCGGGTTGTTCCTCGCCGAACGGGACGACTCGGTCACCGCCCTGCCGGCCTGGCGCACGCTGCCCACGGCCGCCGCCGACATCTCCGGGGTACGCCTCGACGGCACGGTGGCGCAGCCGGTCGGCGTGCCCGGGGACGGCGCGGGCGTCCTGCGCCTGACCCTCGCCCTGTCCCGGGGCGGCATCGGGTCGCTGGCCTCGGGTGTCACCAGCGGGGCGCTCGCCCAGGCGGTCGCGTACGCCCGCGAGCGGGACGTCTACGGCGAGCCGATCGTCCACCTGGGCGCGATCGCGGAGCACCTGTTCCGGGTCGCCGCGCTCGACGTGCTGGTCGCGGCCGCCGCCGTCAAGGCCACCTTCCTGATCAACACGCTCGGACCGGCCGCCGCGCACGCCACCGCGGTGGCCAAGTACGCCTGCTGCCTGCTCGCCGAGGAGGCCGTCACCGAGGGTCGTGCCGTGCTGGGCTCCCGCGCGCTGGTCGAGGAGTTCGGCTATGCCGCCCGGGTACGGGACGTGCTGCTCTACGGGGTCTTCGACGGCACCAGCCACATCCTGCTCGACCAGTTGCAGTGGCGGCTGGAACGCTTCGCCGCCGGCCCGCCCCCGGGCGGGGACGGCTACCGCACGCTCGCCGAGGCGTACGCGGGCGTGCCGCAACCGCTGGTCCACGTCGCCCGGTTGCGGGTGCGGCCGTTCGCGCCGAACCCGGCGGCACGCGCCGCGACGCTGGCGGCGGCCACCGGCCGGCCTGCGGTGGCCGCGCTGGCGACGCTGCTGCGGCGCCTGTTCGACCTGGTGGGCCACGCCCGGCGCGGCGGACGCTGGGCCGCCGACCAGGCCTGGCGGTTCGCCGGGGCCGCGGTCCTCGCGGAGGCGGAGACGCTGCTGGCCGCCGTCGAGCTGGTCGATCCGTACGGCCGGGGCACGGCCGGCCTGCCCGGCCGCGCCGGGGAGGTCGACGAGGCCGCGCTCGGCTACGCGCTCGGCTGGCGGGGCGCGGTCCTCGCCGCCCGGGTCGACGAGCTCGCCGCCGACCTGGCGGCCGACGATCCACCCGGGCCCGGTGCGGTGGAGCGGACCGACGACCTGCTCGCGGCGTTCGCGGGTGAACGAGCCCCGGCGCGCGCGGCGCTGCGGCGCTGGCTGACCTCGACGCCGGCCGACCCGTCGGCTGCGGGGGCGTCCCGGTGA
- a CDS encoding ABC transporter permease produces the protein MSTVTQASLFAGRNLRRFFRAPPALIYSFAFPVLLLLTQYAVFGRIVGDGDRQHYLERLAPLVVLSTAAFGSPSSAVGFLRDLKGGLVDRLRAMPVRPGALLVGRLTGDVLRIVLIGVLTTAVAMLLGFRFRQGAAAVVGFFAVVALFGAMWAAIALWRGSGPGDEESLPPSLTGPATLLFIFSSGFVPVSAFPSVVQPLVRANPFSVATEALVGLSSGGPVLAPVLQTLAWVLGLGGVCLLVAVRRFARRTAP, from the coding sequence ATGAGCACTGTCACCCAGGCGTCGTTGTTCGCCGGGCGCAACCTGCGCCGGTTCTTCCGCGCCCCGCCGGCGCTGATCTATTCGTTCGCGTTCCCGGTGCTGCTCCTGCTCACCCAGTACGCGGTCTTCGGGCGCATCGTCGGCGACGGCGACCGCCAGCACTACCTGGAGCGGCTCGCGCCGCTTGTGGTGCTCTCGACCGCCGCGTTCGGCTCGCCGTCGAGCGCGGTGGGCTTCCTGCGCGACCTCAAGGGCGGGCTGGTCGACCGGCTGCGGGCGATGCCGGTGCGGCCGGGGGCGCTGCTGGTCGGCCGGCTCACCGGTGACGTGCTGCGCATCGTGCTCATCGGCGTGCTCACCACCGCGGTGGCGATGCTTCTCGGGTTCCGGTTCCGGCAGGGCGCCGCGGCCGTGGTGGGCTTCTTCGCGGTGGTCGCGCTGTTCGGGGCGATGTGGGCGGCGATCGCGCTGTGGCGTGGCTCGGGGCCGGGCGACGAGGAGTCGTTGCCGCCGTCGCTGACCGGCCCGGCGACGCTGCTGTTCATCTTCTCCTCGGGGTTCGTGCCGGTGTCGGCGTTCCCGTCGGTGGTGCAGCCGCTGGTGCGGGCCAACCCGTTCTCGGTGGCCACCGAGGCGCTGGTCGGGCTCTCCTCCGGCGGGCCGGTCCTGGCGCCGGTGCTGCAGACGCTCGCCTGGGTGCTCGGGTTGGGCGGGGTCTGCCTGCTGGTGGCGGTACGCCGGTTCGCCCGCCGCACCGCCCCCTGA
- a CDS encoding phosphate acyltransferase PlsX — protein MSGRRPRVAVDVAGADLGPQPVVAGALAAAANADVVLVGPRERIRPLLPDGAPPPGVRLLDAPDVVGMADDPVAATYAKRRSSLLLAAAEVAAGRVDAMVTPGNTGAAVLAAAARLGRVPGVTNPALATVLPVPDAGPTVLLDIGATATAQPEWLVEFAVLGAEYARCRLGVDRPRIGLLSNGHESVKGGPVRRDAHLLLAAMPGYVGQIEAYDVLGGRVDVAVTDGFTGDVALKMYERTLDATVGLALAAVRAFSPIGALARDRERLVTATVRRGLAAEAGGALLGVRGVCVVCHGAAGAADVAAGVGIAVECVRSGVVARTGAAFAASSRRRRGARRVAVDG, from the coding sequence GTGAGCGGCCGCCGGCCGCGGGTGGCCGTCGACGTGGCCGGCGCGGATCTCGGGCCGCAACCGGTGGTCGCCGGCGCGCTCGCCGCCGCGGCGAACGCGGACGTGGTCCTGGTCGGCCCGCGCGAACGCATCCGGCCGCTGTTGCCCGACGGTGCGCCCCCACCGGGGGTACGGCTGCTCGACGCCCCGGACGTGGTGGGCATGGCCGACGACCCGGTGGCCGCCACGTACGCCAAGCGGCGCTCGTCGCTGCTGCTCGCCGCCGCGGAGGTGGCGGCCGGGCGGGTCGACGCGATGGTGACTCCGGGCAACACCGGCGCCGCGGTGCTGGCGGCGGCGGCCCGGCTGGGTCGGGTGCCGGGGGTGACCAACCCGGCGCTGGCGACGGTCCTGCCGGTGCCGGACGCCGGCCCGACCGTGCTGCTCGACATCGGCGCGACCGCCACCGCGCAGCCGGAGTGGCTCGTCGAGTTCGCCGTGCTCGGCGCCGAGTACGCCCGCTGCCGCCTCGGCGTCGACCGGCCCCGGATCGGGCTGCTGTCCAACGGCCACGAGTCGGTCAAGGGCGGCCCGGTGCGCCGCGACGCGCATCTGCTGCTGGCCGCGATGCCCGGCTACGTGGGCCAGATCGAGGCGTACGACGTGCTGGGTGGCCGGGTGGACGTGGCGGTGACCGACGGGTTCACCGGCGACGTGGCGTTGAAGATGTACGAGCGCACGCTGGACGCCACGGTGGGGCTGGCGCTGGCGGCGGTGCGGGCGTTCTCGCCGATCGGCGCGTTGGCGCGCGACCGGGAACGGCTGGTGACCGCGACGGTGCGCCGCGGGCTGGCGGCCGAGGCCGGCGGCGCGTTGCTCGGGGTACGCGGCGTGTGTGTGGTCTGCCACGGCGCGGCCGGCGCGGCCGACGTGGCGGCCGGCGTGGGCATCGCGGTCGAGTGCGTGCGGTCCGGGGTGGTGGCGCGCACCGGCGCGGCGTTCGCCGCCTCGTCGCGCCGCCGGCGTGGGGCGCGACGGGTCGCCGTCGACGGATGA